The Fibrobacter sp. UWEL genome includes the window GACTATCTCCGCGGTCGCTCCATGATCGTGAAGAAGGCTCACCGTCATTCCGTGGAATGCATCGTCCGCGGTTACATCGTGGGTTCCGGCTGGAAGGACTACCAGAAGACTGGTCGCATTTGCGGTCACGTTCTGCCGTCCAACCTGCAGCTCTGCGACAAGCTTGAAAATGCCCTCTACACCCCCAGCACCAAGCCGGATGTAGGCCACGACGAAAACATCAGCTTCGAACAGACCTTCGACATCGTCGGCGAAAAGGTTGCAACCACCCTGAAGAACATGTCTCTGGAAATCTACACCAAGGCTCGCGACTACGCAGCTTCCAAGGGTATCATTCTGGCTGACACCAAGTTCGAATTCGGTGAAATCGATGGCGAAACCATCCTGATCGACGAAGTCCTCACACCGGACTCCAGCCGCTACTGGCCCGCAGACAAGTACGAAGTGGGCAAGAACCAGGAAAGCTTCGACAAGCAGTACATCCGTGACTGGCTGGAAACTTTGGACTGGGGCAAGTGCTATCCGGGTCCCGAAATTCCGGCAGACGTTGTGAAGAACACTCTCGACAAGTACATCGAAATCTTCGTACGTCTCACTGGCAAGCAGCCTGAGTTGTAGACCGCTCACGCAGTACGTTAGGTGAAGAAC containing:
- a CDS encoding phosphoribosylaminoimidazolesuccinocarboxamide synthase, giving the protein MSLKFETPITEVPLFHQGKVRDMYDLGDSFLMVASDRLSAFDVVLPTPIPGKGKILNQLSLFWFKQLGMKNHLITANVDEYPEVLKKHADYLRGRSMIVKKAHRHSVECIVRGYIVGSGWKDYQKTGRICGHVLPSNLQLCDKLENALYTPSTKPDVGHDENISFEQTFDIVGEKVATTLKNMSLEIYTKARDYAASKGIILADTKFEFGEIDGETILIDEVLTPDSSRYWPADKYEVGKNQESFDKQYIRDWLETLDWGKCYPGPEIPADVVKNTLDKYIEIFVRLTGKQPEL